GGTTGGTATTTGGGAATAAGTAGTTGGAAATTATATATGGGTGCGAGCTTAATAATTGTATTTTTACAGTATTGGTTTGGACCATCTCTTGTTAAACGTTCTATGAATGTGAGACCATTATCTGAAGCTGAAGCACCTCATATTCACCAAATGGTTCAGGAGTTAGCTGATGCAGCAGGCATTCCAAAACCCGAAATTGGGTTATCAGAAATCAACATCCCTAATGCATTTGCTTATGGTAGAACAAGTAGAAGCGGCCATATTGCAATCACACGTCCAATTTTAGGATTGCTTGACCGTGATGAGCTAAAAGCCGTACTTGGCCATGAAATGGGCCATATCAAACATAATGACATGGCAATAACTGCAGCAGTAAGTGTTATTCCAATGATTTGCTATTATATTGCACTTTCCTTTTTGTTTTCAGGAGATAACAATAACAATGGAGGAGTTATTATTGGAGTTTTAGGTTATGTTTTCTATTTAATTGGCCAATTGCTAGTATTGTTCATCTCCAGAACTCGTGAATACTATGCTGATGAAGCAAGCGTTGAGTTTGGAAACAGACCGGCAGCATTGGTATCAGCATTATATAAATTATCCTATGGCGCGGCAGGATGTGATAAGGACACCATAGCTGAAGTAAATACTAATCGTGCTTTCTTTGTAACTGATGTAAATAATGCACAACATGATATTACTGATTTCCAACAAATTGACTTTGATAATGATGGAACAGTATCTGATGAAGAGTTAAGGAGACTTGCAAACTCAGATATTAAAATTTCAAAAACTAATGGAGTCATGGAACTGTTCTCTACACATCCGGATTCACTTAAACGGGTTAAAAGGTTAGCGGAGTTAGAATAATGAAGATGATTTTAGATGAACGTGGTAAAAAGCATATTTTAAAACATGGGGAGGAATTTCAAAGCGATTTGGGAATCGTCAAAGCCGATGTATTGGATAAAGCCGAAATTGGTGATGAAGTTAAAAGTCATTTGGACCACACATTTAAGATTGTAAAACCAACTATTAATGATTTTATAGATTTGATGGATAGGAGATGTTCAATTCTTATTAAAAAAGATATTGGTCAGGTCCTCGCCCATACTGGTTTAGGTGCTGGGGCACGTGTTGTCGATGCAGGAACCGGTGCAGGAGCCATTGCACTTAACTTTGGCAATGTTGTAGGGCCGGATGGGGAAGTATTTACTTATGAAATCAGAGAGGATTTTGCTGAAGTTGCAGGCAAGAATATTGAGAAATTTGGAATTGCCAACATTCATGTTAAAAATCAAAACATTAAAGATGGAATTGACGAAGACAATATAGATTTGATCTTTTTAGACCTTCCAAAACCGTTTGAAATATTTGAGGATGTAATGGAGTCTTTAAATGTCGGAGGATGGCTGGCGGTTTATGCACCTTATATCGATCAAGCCGAAACCGCATATCGTGTTGCTAAAAAATTAGGTTTCTATGATATTGACATTATTGAAACATTAGAGCGTGGTTTGGAAGTTAGACCTCAAGGTGTAAGGCCAAAGACCCGCATGGTTGGTCATAGCGGGTACATTGTATTTGCAAGAAAATTATAGATTATACTTTAATTGATTTTAGCTATAATCATTTTTACTATTTTTTTTTAATTTTAGCGATGACTTTAATGCATATGATGCGATGGATATAAAAATAAAATAATTGGAATAAGTTAATTATTCCATAAAAATAGCTGGCTTGTAAGGCATTGCATTTTTAGCCTTATTTTGCGGATCGTATGAATCATCTCTGTGGATTGTTACTTCATTTCCACATTCTTCTTTGATGTAGTCAAGAGCATCGGTTAAAATTTCATCTTCGTTAATTTTGCCAATGTATCTGGTTTTTGTAATTTCTTTACCGATTTTTTTAGCTACCATAGCTATTTCTTTTTTGTCATCATAGATATCAGCGCCAACGGCTCTGCCCATTATTTGACCAATATCTGGTTTTCCAACTTCATCGGCTATTTTGTATAAATCCCATTTCCAATCAGGAGCAAGATAAATGTGGATATTTTCAACCCCATCTCCAACCATTTGTTTGATGTGTGCAATATCTTTGATGATATTTTCCACTAGCTGTTCTGATTTTTCAATTACAGGATTTATTAGGGATTCATCAGCTTTAGGCCAGTTGGATTCGCTTACAAATCCCTTTCCACCATATTTTGCCCATAGCTCTTCAGAAGTATGAGGGGTAAATGGTGCCAAAAGCCTAATCCAAGCTTCCAAAACTGTGGATAAAACATAGGTTATAGCCGGATCTTGTGAGTCAAGCAAATGTTTTACACGATAGAGGTAATGATCAACATCTTTTTTGAGTAGGAATAGGGAATCCTGAAGTGCTTGTCTTGTTTGGAAAACTTCTAGAGCTTCAGTTGCATTTTTAATATGTTGATTGAGCTGGTTTAACATCCATAAATCAATTGTACGTGTCAATTCAACCTTTTCAATGTTGCTTAAATCTAAAGGGGAACCTTTAATTTCTTCAACTCTTGCTGAAAATTCTCTAAACCATTCCAGTCTTCTTTTAGTTCCGAGCACTTCTTTTTCTCTCCAATCGAAGTCTTGCCATGGTTCAGCAGAAGCCATCAGGAATAATCTTACAACATCAGCTGTGTAATCGCCAATGGCATCTTTAAGTAAAATAACATTGCCCTTTGATGAAGACATTTTATTTCCTTCTAAAAGTCCCATTCCAAATACAACGGTTCCTCTTGGCCATTTGTCTTTAGGATAAATTGCACTGTGGTGGAACATTAAAAAGCTTAAATGGTTTCCTACAAGGTCTTTTGCAGACAATCTCCAATCAAGAGGATACCAATAGTTAAACTCATCTTGAATTTCTTTGATTT
This portion of the Methanobrevibacter sp. V74 genome encodes:
- a CDS encoding tRNA (adenine-N1)-methyltransferase translates to MKMILDERGKKHILKHGEEFQSDLGIVKADVLDKAEIGDEVKSHLDHTFKIVKPTINDFIDLMDRRCSILIKKDIGQVLAHTGLGAGARVVDAGTGAGAIALNFGNVVGPDGEVFTYEIREDFAEVAGKNIEKFGIANIHVKNQNIKDGIDEDNIDLIFLDLPKPFEIFEDVMESLNVGGWLAVYAPYIDQAETAYRVAKKLGFYDIDIIETLERGLEVRPQGVRPKTRMVGHSGYIVFARKL
- a CDS encoding zinc metalloprotease HtpX, whose amino-acid sequence is MKGTWKLKLRMLLTSVFMFTIVYILISLVGWYLGISSWKLYMGASLIIVFLQYWFGPSLVKRSMNVRPLSEAEAPHIHQMVQELADAAGIPKPEIGLSEINIPNAFAYGRTSRSGHIAITRPILGLLDRDELKAVLGHEMGHIKHNDMAITAAVSVIPMICYYIALSFLFSGDNNNNGGVIIGVLGYVFYLIGQLLVLFISRTREYYADEASVEFGNRPAALVSALYKLSYGAAGCDKDTIAEVNTNRAFFVTDVNNAQHDITDFQQIDFDNDGTVSDEELRRLANSDIKISKTNGVMELFSTHPDSLKRVKRLAELE